AGATCCTCATTCCCCTGTTGTGATTTGAGTTGTAAAACGTGATGGAGAGCCTTTTCACTCAACTGAATACCCTGATTAGAAATAGTTGCTTCTGCCATAATCTCTTGATAATTTAAGTGCTTGTAATAATTCCTATTCTACATCAAGATAAAATTAAGTAATGCTTTAAAATAGTGTCGTAAAGACAATAACTGAGTAAACTAGAGTATAGTATTTGCCTTCAAAAAAAGAAAAACCTCGATGAATATTAATAAAATTGTTGAACAAGCCCTTCAAAGTGGTTATTTGACACCTACCATGGAAGCAGAAGTAGGTAGATTATGTGAAACCTCCGCCGAACTTTCTAACGAAGAATATTTAGCCCTAGACAAACTCATGGGAGCACTATTAACAGGGGAAGTGGTAGCAATGCCAAGGAAACAATTTATTAACGTTATGGAAGAATTAGTCGTGAGCGAAGTAATTGCCCGAGTCGCAGAGATAGAAACCACCAGCAATCGCCTTTTAGATGTGGGTGACATCGCCGCCTATGCCCTCAATCGTCTTCCTCCCCTTTACGCCACCACCGAAGAAGGAGCAAGTTTTCAAAGAGAAAGAGCCAAAGAAGAATTAAGCGATATTATTAATAGTCAGGTAGAACAAGCAATTTCCTTGTATTTAGAACGTCCTAGCTTCCACCCCGAAAGACAAGCCCTTAACAAAGGTTCTCAATCCCATAGCGTTTTTGAACAAGTTACCAAATTATTGCAATCCCAAGCCCCTAACTACGAATCATAATTGTCATAATTGAAATATCATTTATTATCCATTGTTAATGATAACCGTTCCTCAAACCAAAACCAGCGAAGAAAAAGCGAAATCCTTGGATACCCTTACCCTTGATGTGCAAGGGATGAAATGCGCTGGTTGTGTCAAAGCTGTTGAAAGACAAATTAACCAATATCCGGGGGTGATTTCCTCCACGGTTAATTTAATAACCGCCGTTGCCCTAGTGGAGTATAAAACAGGAAAAGTAAAACCCGAAAACTTGGCACAAAAACTGACTTTAGGAGGTTTTCCCAGTGAAGTTAGAACATTGGCACAGGAACAAGATTGGCAAAAGATAAAAGAAACACAACAACAAGCAGAAGAAAAACTGCAGATATATCAATTAGCTAGTGCAGTTATTCTCTTAATTTTTTCCACCATAGGGCATTTACACCATCTCGGTATTCACTATCTACACCCCCTGACTAATATTTGGTTTCATTGGGCTTTAGCTACCCTTGCCCTACTCATTCCCGGCAGAGAAATTTTGTTAAATGGTTGGCAGGGATTATGGCATCGTCAACCGAACATGAATAGTTTGATTGGCATTGGTACTGTGTCAGCATACCTTGCTAGTTGTGTGGCTTTAGTATTTCCCAATTTGGGTTGGGAGTGTTTTTTTGATGAACCCGTAATGTTATTGGGATTTATTTTTCTGGGGAGGGTATTGGAAAGTAGAGCCAGAAATAAAGCCTCCGAAGCCCTGTCTGGGTTGCTTAGTTTACGTCCCCCATGGGCTAGAATTATCGGTAAAGAAAGAGAAAATCAGGATGATGGTTTAAAAATACCCTCAAATCAAGTTAAACCCCAAGAGTGGGTAAGGGTATTGGAAGGGGAAAAATTCCCCGTGGATGGCAAAATTATTCGGGGTGAAACCTCTGTGGATGAGTCTATGTTGACGGGGGAATCGATTCCTGTGTTTAAATCTGAGGGGGATTTGGTATCGGCAGGGACGATTAATGTGGGGGGAGTGGTGGTGGTGGAAACCACCCAATCAGGATTAAAAACTGTGTTGAGTCAGATTATTTCCATGGTGGAAGAAGCTCAAACCAGAAAAGCCCCCGTACAAAAGTTGGCGGATACGGTATCAGGTTATTTTGCCTATGGTATTATGACGATCGCCCTTATAACCTTTATTTTTTGGTATAGTTGGGGAACAAGGGTATGGTCGAATATTCTCTGGGAATTAGACTCCTCGGCTCTAATTCTTAGTCTCAAACTAGCCATTGATGTGTTGGTAATAGCCTGTCCTTGCGCCCTCGGTTTGGCGACTCCTACGGCGATTTTAGTCGGTACGGGGGTAGGTGCCGGGCAAGGGTTACTCATCAAGGGGGGAGATGTACTCGAACAGGCTCAAAACCTTGATATGATTGTTTTTGACAAAACAGGTACCCTCACTGAAGGTAATTTACAATTAACAGAAATTGTTAATTTTAATCAGGACGATTTTTCCGACTCTCAACTGTTACAAATTGCCGCTAGTTTAGAAATTAACTCCAATCATCCCCTCGCTCAAGCCCTGTTAAGGACTGCCAAGTCTCAACAGTTAGAATTTTTGAGTACAGAAAATATTTGTAATTATCCTAGTAGGGGAATTAGGGGAGATGTGGATGGTAACAAAAATTATTATTGTGGCAGTGAGTCTTGGTTGGAGGAAAAGGGTATCGTTTTGGATACTAAAATAAAAGAACATTCTACTCAGTTACAAACACAGGGTAACACTGTTATTTACCTTGTCCAAGATGACCAACCCCTCGCTCTCTTTGCGTTTGCTGATAAGTTACGCCCCCAGGCCCAAACAACTATTAACCGTCTTCAAGAAATGGGTTTGAATGTTGTCTTGTTGAGTGGTGATCAAGAAAATGTCGTCAGGGCGATCGCCTCTAAGCTAAGTATAAATACTTATTATGGTGGTGTATTACCCCAAGAAAAAGGAGAGTTAATTAGACAACTCAAACAAGAATATCCTGAGCAAGTCATTGCCATGGTGGGAGATGGGGTAAATGATGCCCCCGCCATGGGTGAGGCAGACTTTGCCATCGCCATGCCCCAAGGTTCGGAAATAGCCGTCAAAACAGCCTCTGTGGTACTCACCAGAAACAAACTCAGCGATATTATTACCGCCATCAAACTAAGTCGACAAACCCTGAACAAAATCAAGCAAAATCTCTTTTGGGCATTAAGTTATAATCTGATTACCATACCCATAGCCGCAGGTATTTTATTACCCCAATATCATATACTACTCAACCCAGCCACCGCAGGGGGCTTTATGGCCCTAAGCTCTATTATTGTGGTGACAAACTCCCTACAACTGAAAAAATGGACAGTTGATGACAAATAGAGGATAATATAATTAAGCGTCTTTTAAGTAACATTGAAACTATCTATCCCAAACTAACAGTTTCATTCTCATTTTTTGCTCAAAAATAATTTTATTGAACCGTTATAGCAGTTAAATCATCAATGAATATTGATGAATTCTATCAGATAAAAACCATAAAAAAAACTCAAGATGACAGTCCAACCCCATACATCACATATAT
The sequence above is a segment of the Cyanobacterium stanieri PCC 7202 genome. Coding sequences within it:
- a CDS encoding copper-translocating P-type ATPase (PFAM: E1-E2 ATPase; Heavy-metal-associated domain; haloacid dehalogenase-like hydrolase~TIGRFAM: copper-(or silver)-translocating P-type ATPase; heavy metal translocating P-type ATPase; ATPase, P-type (transporting), HAD superfamily, subfamily IC~COGs: COG2217 Cation transport ATPase~InterProIPR018303:IPR017969:IPR006121:IPR008250:IPR 005834:IPR006403:IPR006416:IPR001757:IPR001756~KEGG: cyc:PCC7424_3161 copper-translocating P-type ATPase~PFAM: E1-E2 ATPase-associated domain protein; Heavy metal transport/detoxification protein; Haloacid dehalogenase domain protein hydrolase~SPTR: Copper-translocating P-type ATPase;~TIGRFAM: copper-translocating P-type ATPase; heavy metal translocating P-type ATPase; ATPase, P-type (transporting), HAD superfamily, subfamily IC), which encodes MITVPQTKTSEEKAKSLDTLTLDVQGMKCAGCVKAVERQINQYPGVISSTVNLITAVALVEYKTGKVKPENLAQKLTLGGFPSEVRTLAQEQDWQKIKETQQQAEEKLQIYQLASAVILLIFSTIGHLHHLGIHYLHPLTNIWFHWALATLALLIPGREILLNGWQGLWHRQPNMNSLIGIGTVSAYLASCVALVFPNLGWECFFDEPVMLLGFIFLGRVLESRARNKASEALSGLLSLRPPWARIIGKERENQDDGLKIPSNQVKPQEWVRVLEGEKFPVDGKIIRGETSVDESMLTGESIPVFKSEGDLVSAGTINVGGVVVVETTQSGLKTVLSQIISMVEEAQTRKAPVQKLADTVSGYFAYGIMTIALITFIFWYSWGTRVWSNILWELDSSALILSLKLAIDVLVIACPCALGLATPTAILVGTGVGAGQGLLIKGGDVLEQAQNLDMIVFDKTGTLTEGNLQLTEIVNFNQDDFSDSQLLQIAASLEINSNHPLAQALLRTAKSQQLEFLSTENICNYPSRGIRGDVDGNKNYYCGSESWLEEKGIVLDTKIKEHSTQLQTQGNTVIYLVQDDQPLALFAFADKLRPQAQTTINRLQEMGLNVVLLSGDQENVVRAIASKLSINTYYGGVLPQEKGELIRQLKQEYPEQVIAMVGDGVNDAPAMGEADFAIAMPQGSEIAVKTASVVLTRNKLSDIITAIKLSRQTLNKIKQNLFWALSYNLITIPIAAGILLPQYHILLNPATAGGFMALSSIIVVTNSLQLKKWTVDDK
- a CDS encoding Late competence development protein ComFB (PFAM: Late competence development protein ComFB~InterPro IPR019657~KEGG: npu:Npun_F4150 hypothetical protein~PFAM: Late competence development protein ComFB~SPTR: Putative uncharacterized protein) encodes the protein MNINKIVEQALQSGYLTPTMEAEVGRLCETSAELSNEEYLALDKLMGALLTGEVVAMPRKQFINVMEELVVSEVIARVAEIETTSNRLLDVGDIAAYALNRLPPLYATTEEGASFQRERAKEELSDIINSQVEQAISLYLERPSFHPERQALNKGSQSHSVFEQVTKLLQSQAPNYES